From a single Pseudomonas serboccidentalis genomic region:
- the der gene encoding ribosome biogenesis GTPase Der — MVPVIALVGRPNVGKSTLFNRLTRTRDAIVGDLSGLTRDRQYGEAKWQGRSYILIDTGGISGDEHGMDEKMAEQSLLAIEEADVVLFLVDAKAGFTAADQMIAEHLRKRNKRSHVVANKVDNIDPEMARAEFAPLGMGHAIPIAGAHGRGITQLLEAALSDFPRDEDEPQEGEEEEIVAEGEEAKRIPGPSEKDGIKIAIIGRPNVGKSTLVNRMLGEDRVIVYDQPGTTRDSIYIPFERNDEKYTLIDTAGVRKRGKIHEEVEKFSVVKTLQAIKDANVVIFVMDAREGVVDHDLNLLGFAIESGRALVIAINKWDGMTPSERDFVKVELQRRLFFVDYADIHFISALHGTGVGNLYASVQNSFKSAVTRWPTSRLTQILEDAVSEHQPPMVNSRRIKLRYAHLGGANPPIIVIHGNQIEKVPKSYVRYLENTYRRVLKLVGTPIRIEFKGGENPYEGNKNTLTDRQVNKKRRLMSHNKKASKKRRDKK; from the coding sequence GACTTGTCCGGTCTGACCCGTGATCGCCAGTACGGTGAGGCCAAGTGGCAAGGGCGTTCCTACATTCTGATCGACACCGGCGGTATCTCCGGTGACGAACACGGTATGGACGAAAAAATGGCCGAGCAGTCGCTGCTGGCCATTGAAGAAGCGGATGTTGTGTTGTTCCTGGTAGATGCCAAGGCCGGTTTCACCGCCGCCGACCAGATGATCGCCGAACACCTGCGCAAGCGTAACAAGCGTTCCCACGTGGTCGCCAACAAGGTCGACAACATCGACCCGGAAATGGCCCGCGCCGAATTCGCCCCGCTGGGCATGGGCCACGCGATCCCGATCGCCGGTGCTCACGGCCGTGGTATCACTCAACTGCTGGAAGCGGCACTGAGCGATTTCCCACGTGACGAAGACGAGCCGCAGGAAGGCGAAGAGGAAGAGATCGTCGCCGAAGGCGAGGAAGCCAAGCGCATTCCTGGCCCGAGCGAAAAAGACGGGATCAAGATCGCCATCATCGGCCGTCCGAACGTCGGCAAGTCGACCCTGGTCAACCGCATGCTCGGTGAAGACCGGGTAATCGTCTACGATCAGCCAGGCACCACCCGCGACAGTATTTACATCCCGTTCGAGCGTAACGACGAGAAGTACACGCTGATCGACACCGCCGGTGTGCGCAAGCGCGGCAAGATCCACGAAGAAGTCGAAAAGTTCTCCGTGGTCAAAACCCTGCAGGCGATCAAAGACGCCAACGTGGTGATCTTCGTGATGGACGCCCGCGAAGGTGTGGTCGATCACGACCTCAACCTGCTGGGCTTCGCGATCGAATCCGGTCGTGCGCTGGTCATCGCGATCAACAAATGGGACGGCATGACGCCAAGCGAGCGCGACTTCGTGAAAGTCGAGCTGCAGCGTCGCCTGTTCTTCGTTGATTACGCCGACATCCACTTCATCTCGGCGCTGCACGGTACTGGCGTGGGCAACCTCTACGCGTCGGTGCAGAACTCGTTCAAATCTGCGGTCACCCGCTGGCCGACCAGCCGTCTGACCCAGATTCTCGAAGACGCGGTCAGCGAACACCAGCCGCCGATGGTCAACAGCCGCCGGATCAAGCTGCGTTACGCTCACCTGGGTGGTGCGAACCCGCCGATCATCGTGATCCACGGTAACCAGATCGAGAAAGTGCCGAAGTCGTATGTGCGCTATCTGGAAAACACCTATCGCCGCGTTCTGAAGCTGGTCGGTACGCCGATCCGCATCGAGTTCAAGGGCGGCGAGAACCCGTACGAAGGCAACAAGAACACGCTGACCGACCGCCAGGTCAACAAGAAGCGTCGCTTGATGTCGCACAACAAGAAAGCCAGCAAGAAGCGCCGCGACAAGAAGTGA